The Acidobacteriota bacterium sequence GCCCGTCACGCCGGGCGGATCATCCAGCGCATCGAGGAGTCGGGCTTCCAGATCCGTGCCATCAAGCGGTTGCACCTCACGAGGACGCAGGCTGAAGGGTTCTACGCGGTGCACCGCGAGCGCCCTTTTTTTGCCGGGTTGACCGACTTCATGTCATCCGGGCCGGTGGTCGTGCTCGCGCTCGAGGCGGCCGACGCGATCAAGAAGTGGCGCACGCTGATGGGCGCGACCGATCCGGCACAAGCCGACGCAGGCACGCTCCGCAAGGAATTCGGCACATCGATCGAGCGCAACGCCACGCACGGCTCGGACGCTCCCGAGACGGCCGCATTCGAGGTCGGCTATTTCTTCGCCGGCTACGAGTTGACCTAGCCGCCGGCCTGCAGGCCGTGGAGGAGCACTTATGGCGATCAAGTCAGACAAGTGGATCCGGCGGATGGCCGTCGAGCACCAGATGATCCAGCCCTTCGAAGCGTCGCAGGTGCGCGAAGGGGTCATCTCCTACGGGGTGTCCTCCTACGGGTACG is a genomic window containing:
- the ndk gene encoding nucleoside-diphosphate kinase; the encoded protein is ARHAGRIIQRIEESGFQIRAIKRLHLTRTQAEGFYAVHRERPFFAGLTDFMSSGPVVVLALEAADAIKKWRTLMGATDPAQADAGTLRKEFGTSIERNATHGSDAPETAAFEVGYFFAGYELT